The genomic window tgctcTATACTAGTCCACAGATTAACTTGCTATAAGCCTTGTATGTCTATGTGTATTTTTTCCATGTCACTCTCACAGCTaacattcttaaaataaattatgaatagaacaataaatcatacttgACTTTTATAGATATTACCAAGACCGATACAGCTAACCAAACCAGAGATTCTTTCAGAGGAAGATATAGCATTGGATACAAAGTGTACTGAATTGGTtgatacctatataaatacatcATCATCTATGAAGAGTCAACAAGCCCTTGCTTTACAGGGCTATAGAGAATATTATCAGCAATTAGTAGACCTTAGTAGGGGCTTAAAGAAGGCTCATGGCAATGCATAAATTAtatgcttaaataaatattagagtaagaagttgtgttttattagaatattttaggattgtatatttaaagattttattaaaataaaagtatttatcttaatgattgaaaaaagttttgtttctGTTTTAAATAAGGTTTTCGTTTTGTCTTCTCTCTCGGATAAAGAAAACACCTGTAAATATAAACGCTTATTTACACTGCACGATGTGCACACTTGCACAGTGAATTTAGTCAGAGTGGTGTCTGACGGTACGGATCTTTTATACTatgtaaatgtattatgtCATTTCGTAGATACTTTTCTATGAACGTACATATTATTCTCATCCCAAGATTAACCGAACGTAGAAATGAACATGTgtgaatttaagtttttttcataaatttgacACGTATATTATCGCTTGTCTCTTTATGATTTTTCATTACGTGCCATGCCCCTGcgataaatttcatttttttaatattattattcaacaaagagaataaatattttattgttgattGAACTGTTGACAATGAGCAATGTTGACATGGTCAACAAACTGTGCTTACGGGCttcaaattgccttttaagtttttataataatattatgatttataatGCCATTTTACCATCACCCAAGAAATTTTACGCCATTATTAAAAGCCGCTGAGAGAAAAGCTGTTAAAAATGGACTACATCACAGTATATTTACATCGAGATTCGATCGATACGTAGGTGACTGGAGTAACGATTTGAAACAAGGTATCTAAATaggtgttttattaattaaaaattatattaatccagaaaacatacatatgtatttaaaactatataagAATATGTTATAAGTACCTAATAGTTACAAAATACTATgtactttttaatatgtagTAGGTACCTAACTACCTAcgtaatctttttaaaatataactgctaattatttcttaatcaCAGTTCCCAAGAAGGCAATATATTCAAAGATTCGATTAAGAACTTTATAACATGTTTCATAGGTAAAGGCTTGTTCCTGACATACACGGGAAAATTATACGAAGGCGATTGGTTCAAAGGATTTCGGTAAAGTTTGCATAATGCTCACTATTATTACATACCTACGCATTTCTTTTACCTATTGTTTCATACAAATGTACATATAACATTAACTATGATATGTAACTATATCTTAAGTATTTTAGAGCTGGTTTTGAACAACACttgtctttaattaataattatatatacgaGTTCTACTGAACGGttttaaatgcaatttttaTAGGTAAAGTCGTAGTATTGTGTGGCAAGGTTTAATACGAGCTAAATGAAAAGCACTTTCTAAATATCATAACGGTGTTCATTGATAAAAGtagttaaataatgtaaacaaataaGAAACATTGTATGTATCTACTCCCTTTGGTACTTACtacatttttatgttaataataatctcTGTCTATAACTTCAATTACGATGAAGTTCTTGCAATAGCGGTAGGGCTATCACTATTCCTTTGATCATATTAATCCTTTTAACATTTGACAGACACGGCTACGGTACCcttagtaataaattgttaaacgGGACATATAACCTAGAATATAGGGGAGAGTGGGTAAGAGGTAAACCAGAAGGTGCTGGCTGGAGGTACTACGAGAATGGTGATGTTTACTTTGGGTTTTGGAGACGAGGCCAACGGCACGGCTACGGCAAGATGTGGTATGCAGATGGAACATTTTACGTTGGCTATTGGAATATGAGTAAGAAGGAAGGATTGGGAATGTTTGTTCAaggtacatttttatataacacatAGCTGTCcaggcaaacgtcgttttgccatgtatatcatttataataaaaaatagggcttaatcgtagaggggtgaaaattaagggttgtttgtattttttaaaaaaataaaaatttacctaaaaattaaatttaggggtggactacccttaacatttagggggatgaaaaatagatgttgtccgattctcagacatacccaatttcacaaaaatacatcacacaaaatttcatgagaatcggtcaagccgtttcggaggagtttaactacaaacaccgcgacacgtgaattttatatattacatgtaGGTGGTAGTAggtttttgtatggcaataGTCCATACCAAATATTTTACACTATTTATATGCGTTTAATGTGTACAAAACTGATATCGAAATTCTGGCTAAATACAGAAAACGGTTCTTATCGTACTACGTAGTTTAAACTTTGCAAACTAAAGCAAAATTAGCAATTGTGTTTAGATCTAGATCAAAGGATATCTTTTGTAGGCACTGCTGACGTCAACcatttattaactaaatattgaGTCTCAGCCACAAAGATAAGAGATTTTTTTGCCTTAGATACGAAATCTATAAGCTAGGAAATATTAGATAATTCGCAAaatgtaatgtattttaatttttagaaacatacatttaaaaaaaatctccaCTGTTATTTCAAAGGCCTGTTTTCGCGGTTAATAGGTTTCGTTGCGATACATATCAAGGGCTTAATCCCATTCAATGAATACAAGTATTAATGTAGGGATATCGGTTATAACTTAACATAACATCTGTACGAGCATATGTCCACTATCTTATAATTGACTTTGTCAATCTGCAGAACAATTGTACTTTCCAAGAATGGTTTGGATGATAACTTACACCtaggtattaaaatttttttttaacaattcacaccaattgacctagtcccatgctaagctggttaagcttgtgttatgggtactaggcaacggatatacataactactaaccactagaccagtGAGTCTGCTGTTTTTAGTTAATGGCAACCGTTATGAAGGCAACTGGCATCAAGATATGAAAAACGGAATCGGCCGTTTCTACCACCTTCACACTGGACAGTTGCAGGAAGGATGTTGGCAGGACAACATTTGTGTTATGTCTAAGATGTCAGATATAGAGATTCGACAGTTTTGTTACTTTCCTTCCGAGTATCCTATACCACCTGTAAGTACCTAGTGCAAAATAAGCACACAGACTTTAGTTCTTTTATTGTTGagatgtatttctttttatacatacaaatttaaaaaaaaacaattgccgtgaacttaatatatatacgcgaagttatgtataaatttaatattttaaaattgatacaTAACTACCCTaaaccatatatatatatgaatgttaaaaaatagCACAGCCCACCTATCCATTCTATGTAAGTGTTCCTCTTGATATTTCCAGGAAACTTTACGAGAGTCAAAGAAAATACTTGAGGACAGCGAGTTCTGGCTGAAACAACAGATAGGGAACA from Pieris napi chromosome 12, ilPieNapi1.2, whole genome shotgun sequence includes these protein-coding regions:
- the LOC125054856 gene encoding MORN repeat-containing protein 3-like, with protein sequence MPFYHHPRNFTPLLKAAERKAVKNGLHHSIFTSRFDRYVGDWSNDLKQGKGLFLTYTGKLYEGDWFKGFRHGYGTLSNKLLNGTYNLEYRGEWVRGKPEGAGWRYYENGDVYFGFWRRGQRHGYGKMWYADGTFYVGYWNMSKKEGLGMFVQVNGNRYEGNWHQDMKNGIGRFYHLHTGQLQEGCWQDNICVMSKMSDIEIRQFCYFPSEYPIPPETLRESKKILEDSEFWLKQQIGNIDNKLKFCIVKM